In one window of Massilibacterium senegalense DNA:
- a CDS encoding FxsA family protein, giving the protein MFKFIMLAIFVVPTTEVFLFMLAGKTIGVMWTLAIILATGIIGGYLAKSQGLKAWRDLQQNVQNGQMPGDSLIDGALILAGGILLITPGFFTDAIGLLLLLPVTRVKVRQWMLSYFKQKMIRQTVVYTYRRP; this is encoded by the coding sequence ATGTTTAAATTCATCATGTTAGCCATTTTTGTCGTGCCAACAACGGAAGTGTTTTTGTTTATGTTAGCAGGGAAAACAATCGGTGTGATGTGGACGTTAGCTATTATATTAGCAACAGGAATTATAGGTGGCTATTTAGCAAAATCTCAAGGATTGAAAGCTTGGCGTGATTTGCAACAGAATGTACAAAATGGGCAAATGCCAGGAGATTCTTTAATAGATGGTGCGCTCATTTTAGCCGGTGGTATTTTACTAATTACTCCTGGATTTTTCACCGATGCTATCGGATTACTATTATTACTCCCTGTTACACGAGTGAAAGTGCGTCAATGGATGCTTTCCTATTTTAAACAAAAAATGATTCGCCAAACAGTTGTATATACGTATCGAAGACCATAA
- a CDS encoding acyl-CoA thioesterase, translating into MTETEFRVRYSETDQMGVVHHRNYFSWFEVGRTEWIREKLGMSYADLEKAGLLLPLYESSIRYKSPAKYDDIVVVKTTMKECTNVRIHFYYEVYKKGTDERLVIGETKHAWTNKDLKPVSLKKHHPSLHNEIKKLMEE; encoded by the coding sequence ATGACAGAAACAGAGTTTCGAGTTCGTTATAGTGAAACAGATCAAATGGGCGTTGTTCACCATAGAAATTATTTTTCTTGGTTTGAAGTAGGGAGAACAGAATGGATTCGTGAGAAGTTAGGAATGTCGTATGCAGATTTAGAAAAAGCTGGGTTGTTATTACCGCTTTATGAATCATCCATTCGATATAAGTCACCAGCAAAATATGATGATATTGTTGTCGTCAAAACAACAATGAAAGAATGTACGAACGTTCGAATTCATTTTTATTATGAAGTATATAAAAAAGGAACGGATGAACGATTAGTAATAGGAGAAACGAAACACGCTTGGACAAATAAAGATTTAAAGCCAGTTTCCTTGAAGAAACATCATCCCTCGTTGCATAATGAAATAAAGAAACTCATGGAGGAGTAG
- the pyk gene encoding pyruvate kinase: protein MRRNKQMRKTKIVCTIGPASESVEMLVELIKAGMNVARLNFSHGNHEEHRARIKNIREAAKIANQTVGILLDTKGPEIRTGMLEKGEITLDVDQTLRVSMEEIVGNEKEISVSYPGLINDIEVGSTILLDDGLIALEVTKKHQETKEIITVVKNAGVLKNRKGVNIPNVRINLPGMTEKDAADIEFGIEEGIDFIAASFVRRAKDVLEIRKILEKNNATHIQIIPKIENREGVDNINEILEVSDGLMVARGDLGVEIPAEEVPLVQKELIQKCNERAKPVITATQMLDSMQRNPRPTRAEASDVANAIFDGTDAIMLSGETAAGKYPLEAVSTMDKIAKRVEAALPYKQMLNNRTKSTLPTITDAISQSVSHTAYNLKAKAIITATESGHTARMISKYRPQSPIIAVTSHEPVLRRLSLLWGVYATLGKKVHTTDELLDSAVDESLKTEMITYGDLVVITAGVPVNEIGTTNLLKVHVVGDVLAKGQGVGRQSVYGKVVVANSREEALRKMDKHSILVTKTTDIDMVEAMKKAVAIITEESGLTSHAAIVGLSIGIPVVVGVKNATEIFEDGQEITVDSQRGSIYQGHASVL, encoded by the coding sequence ATGAGGAGGAACAAACAGATGAGAAAAACAAAAATTGTTTGTACCATTGGACCAGCGAGTGAGTCCGTTGAAATGCTCGTTGAACTAATTAAAGCGGGAATGAATGTTGCTCGTTTAAATTTTTCACATGGAAATCATGAAGAACACCGAGCAAGAATTAAAAATATTAGAGAAGCAGCAAAAATAGCGAATCAAACAGTAGGAATTTTATTAGATACAAAGGGACCTGAAATTCGGACTGGAATGTTGGAAAAAGGAGAAATCACGTTAGATGTTGATCAAACGTTGCGTGTTTCCATGGAAGAAATCGTAGGCAATGAAAAAGAAATTTCCGTGTCTTATCCAGGCTTAATTAACGATATTGAAGTAGGTTCTACCATTTTATTAGATGATGGATTAATTGCATTAGAGGTAACAAAAAAACATCAAGAAACAAAAGAAATTATTACTGTTGTAAAAAATGCTGGAGTATTAAAAAATCGGAAAGGAGTTAATATTCCGAATGTTCGTATTAACTTACCAGGAATGACAGAAAAAGATGCAGCTGATATTGAATTTGGTATCGAAGAGGGCATTGACTTTATTGCAGCATCGTTTGTAAGACGGGCAAAAGATGTATTAGAAATTCGAAAAATTTTAGAGAAAAACAATGCTACTCATATTCAAATTATCCCTAAAATCGAAAATCGAGAAGGGGTAGATAATATTAACGAAATTTTAGAAGTATCAGACGGCCTAATGGTAGCTCGTGGAGATTTAGGAGTAGAAATTCCAGCCGAAGAAGTTCCACTTGTACAAAAAGAGTTAATTCAAAAATGTAATGAACGGGCCAAACCAGTTATTACTGCTACACAAATGTTAGATTCGATGCAACGGAATCCACGTCCAACTAGAGCGGAAGCAAGCGATGTCGCGAATGCGATTTTTGACGGCACCGATGCCATTATGTTAAGTGGAGAAACAGCAGCTGGGAAATATCCTTTAGAAGCAGTTAGTACAATGGATAAAATCGCCAAAAGGGTAGAAGCAGCTTTACCATACAAACAAATGCTAAACAATCGAACAAAATCAACTCTACCAACTATTACAGATGCGATTAGCCAATCAGTTTCTCATACTGCTTATAATTTAAAAGCAAAAGCGATTATTACAGCAACAGAAAGTGGACATACTGCACGAATGATTTCAAAATATCGTCCACAATCTCCAATCATTGCAGTTACTAGCCATGAGCCAGTACTTAGACGTTTATCGTTACTTTGGGGTGTATATGCTACGTTGGGAAAAAAAGTGCATACAACAGATGAACTTCTTGACAGCGCAGTGGATGAATCATTGAAAACAGAAATGATTACATACGGTGATTTAGTCGTCATTACTGCTGGTGTTCCTGTTAATGAAATTGGGACAACAAACCTTTTAAAAGTGCATGTAGTGGGAGATGTATTGGCCAAAGGACAAGGCGTAGGACGTCAATCTGTCTATGGGAAAGTAGTTGTTGCAAATAGCAGAGAAGAAGCGTTAAGAAAAATGGATAAACATAGTATCCTTGTAACAAAAACAACGGATATCGATATGGTAGAAGCGATGAAAAAAGCAGTGGCGATTATAACAGAAGAAAGTGGATTAACAAGCCACGCAGCAATTGTTGGTCTTAGTATCGGCATTCCTGTTGTTGTAGGAGTAAAAAACGCAACAGAAATTTTTGAAGATGGTCAAGAGATTACTGTTGATAGTCAACGCGGTTCTATTTATCAAGGACATGCAAGTGTATTATAA
- the pfkA gene encoding 6-phosphofructokinase has translation MKKIAVLTSGGDAPGMNAAIRAVTRKSIYEHLDVYGIYRGYQGLIEGDVKPLQLGDVGGIIHRGGTMLYTARSKEFMTEEGFQEALEQLSFFGIDAVIVIGGDGSFKGAHALHQQGIKTIGIPATIDNDVLGTQFTIGFDTSINTVIEAIDKIRDTATSHERTYIIEVMGRGNGDIALWSGLAAGAESIVIPEVTESLETIARRVVRGYERGKRHSIIIVAEGAGNSKEVADYIEKATGLETRISVLGHIQRGGSPTAFDRVLASRMGVEAVEMLLQGKSGFMIGIQGPQLVHHPFKHIWNKKYDVLEQTYQAAKQLSI, from the coding sequence ATGAAAAAAATAGCTGTATTAACGAGCGGCGGGGATGCACCTGGAATGAATGCAGCCATTCGAGCAGTTACACGTAAAAGTATATACGAACATTTAGACGTGTACGGTATTTATCGTGGCTATCAAGGTCTTATTGAAGGAGATGTGAAACCATTACAGCTTGGAGATGTAGGGGGGATTATTCATCGCGGTGGTACGATGCTCTACACAGCAAGAAGTAAAGAATTTATGACGGAAGAAGGGTTTCAAGAAGCATTGGAGCAACTATCTTTTTTCGGTATCGATGCAGTGATTGTTATTGGTGGCGATGGTTCTTTTAAAGGGGCACATGCTTTGCACCAACAAGGAATAAAAACAATTGGTATTCCAGCGACGATTGATAACGACGTGTTAGGAACACAGTTTACGATTGGTTTCGATACATCGATTAATACAGTCATTGAGGCAATTGATAAAATTCGTGATACAGCTACAAGTCATGAACGGACATACATAATCGAAGTAATGGGTAGAGGTAATGGAGATATTGCGTTATGGTCTGGCCTTGCTGCTGGTGCAGAATCGATTGTTATTCCAGAAGTAACAGAATCATTAGAAACCATTGCGAGACGTGTCGTGCGAGGATATGAAAGAGGAAAGCGTCATAGTATTATTATAGTGGCAGAAGGTGCTGGAAACAGCAAAGAAGTAGCGGATTATATTGAAAAAGCAACGGGCTTAGAAACGCGTATTTCTGTCTTAGGACATATCCAACGCGGTGGATCTCCGACTGCATTTGACCGCGTATTAGCCAGTAGAATGGGAGTAGAAGCAGTAGAAATGCTTTTACAAGGAAAATCAGGTTTTATGATTGGTATACAAGGTCCACAATTAGTGCATCATCCATTTAAACATATTTGGAATAAAAAATATGATGTGCTAGAACAAACGTATCAAGCTGCAAAACAACTTTCAATATAA
- the accA gene encoding acetyl-CoA carboxylase carboxyl transferase subunit alpha, translating into MSVELEFERPIKELRQKIIELKELSLKQGIDLSNEILQLEERLRKLEDDIYGNIEPWDRVQIARLHTRPTTLDYIERIFDTFIELHGDRVYGDDEAIVGGIGKFNGIPVTVIGHQRGKTTKENIRRNFGMPHPEGYRKALRLMKQAEKFNRPIITFIDTKGAYPGKEAEERGQSEAIAKNLFEMAGLKVPIITIIIGEGGSGGALGIGVGNRMYMLENATYSVISPEGAASILWKDAKYAKQAAESMMITAQDLQELKVIDGIIEEIKGGAHQNYDEQAQKVKATIGKALTELMSFTTEQLIEDRYNKYKQIGQYALLEY; encoded by the coding sequence ATGAGTGTAGAATTAGAATTTGAACGTCCAATCAAAGAGTTAAGACAAAAAATTATCGAATTAAAAGAGTTATCATTAAAACAAGGAATCGATTTATCTAATGAAATCCTTCAATTAGAAGAGCGATTAAGAAAATTAGAAGATGACATATATGGTAATATAGAACCTTGGGATCGTGTACAAATTGCTCGTTTACATACACGTCCAACAACATTAGATTACATTGAACGTATTTTTGATACGTTCATTGAATTGCATGGGGATCGTGTATACGGGGATGATGAAGCAATCGTTGGTGGGATTGGCAAATTTAACGGCATTCCTGTAACGGTTATTGGTCATCAACGTGGAAAAACAACAAAAGAAAACATTCGCCGTAATTTTGGAATGCCACATCCAGAAGGGTATCGAAAAGCATTACGTTTGATGAAACAGGCAGAAAAATTTAATCGACCAATTATTACATTTATTGATACAAAAGGCGCTTATCCAGGAAAAGAAGCAGAAGAACGTGGGCAAAGTGAAGCAATTGCGAAAAATTTATTTGAAATGGCAGGACTTAAAGTTCCGATTATTACAATCATTATCGGAGAAGGCGGAAGTGGTGGTGCACTCGGTATTGGTGTAGGAAATAGAATGTACATGTTAGAAAATGCAACGTATTCTGTTATTTCTCCAGAAGGTGCAGCATCTATTTTATGGAAAGATGCAAAATATGCGAAACAAGCAGCGGAATCGATGATGATTACGGCACAAGATTTACAAGAGTTAAAGGTTATTGACGGTATTATCGAAGAAATAAAAGGCGGTGCTCATCAAAATTACGATGAACAAGCACAGAAAGTGAAAGCAACAATCGGGAAAGCGCTAACCGAATTAATGTCGTTCACTACAGAACAATTAATAGAAGATCGATATAATAAATATAAACAAATAGGACAATATGCTTTGTTAGAATATTAA
- the accD gene encoding acetyl-CoA carboxylase, carboxyltransferase subunit beta, which yields MIRNIFPKKKQYVKVKANTERIDIPEGLAVKCPSCKKIHYTKDIENNAYICLHCGHYHQMPAQARIASVLDEESFVEYDQDVISANPLSFPGYDKKIKKDMKQSKLNEAVVTGEGTINGIQTAIAVMDPRFRMGSMGSAVGEKITRAIEKAKEKQIPFIIFTASGGARMQEGVLSLMQMAKTSVALKAFSESGGLFISVMTYPTTGGVSASFASLGDYNFAEPQALIGFAGRRIIEQTIREKLPDDFQTAEFLLKHGQLDKIIPRKEMKQTLYQVLDIQVSKEEKK from the coding sequence TTGATTCGAAATATATTTCCTAAAAAGAAACAGTATGTAAAAGTAAAGGCTAACACAGAACGAATTGATATTCCAGAAGGTTTGGCTGTGAAATGTCCGAGCTGTAAAAAAATACACTATACAAAAGATATCGAAAATAATGCATATATTTGTTTACATTGTGGGCACTATCATCAAATGCCGGCACAGGCAAGGATTGCGTCTGTTCTTGATGAAGAAAGTTTTGTAGAATACGATCAAGATGTTATTTCTGCCAATCCATTATCGTTCCCGGGATATGATAAAAAAATTAAAAAGGATATGAAACAATCAAAATTAAATGAAGCAGTTGTAACAGGGGAAGGCACGATTAATGGTATCCAAACAGCTATTGCAGTCATGGATCCTCGTTTCCGTATGGGAAGCATGGGTTCAGCAGTAGGAGAAAAAATTACGAGAGCAATTGAAAAAGCAAAAGAAAAACAGATTCCCTTTATTATTTTTACTGCATCTGGTGGAGCAAGAATGCAAGAAGGTGTTTTAAGCTTAATGCAAATGGCAAAAACAAGTGTGGCGCTAAAAGCATTTAGTGAAAGTGGTGGATTGTTTATTTCTGTTATGACGTACCCAACGACAGGTGGCGTATCCGCAAGTTTTGCTTCGTTAGGAGATTATAATTTTGCTGAACCACAAGCGTTAATCGGTTTTGCTGGTCGACGGATTATTGAACAAACTATTCGCGAGAAATTACCGGATGATTTTCAAACAGCAGAATTTTTATTAAAACACGGACAATTAGATAAAATAATTCCAAGGAAAGAGATGAAACAGACGTTATATCAAGTCCTTGATATTCAAGTATCAAAGGAGGAAAAAAAATGA
- a CDS encoding NAD(P)-dependent malic enzyme — protein MHKLNQGKLETVSKVPVKNGKDLSLAYSPGVAEPCKEIYEDKRYVYDYTMKGNLVAVVSDGTAVLGLGNIGPEAALPVMEGKAVLFKSFAGVDAFPLCLKSNSVEEIIQTVKSLEPAFGGINLEDIAAPNCFEIEERLKREMSIPVFHDDQHGTAIVTVAALLNALKLTGKKLSEIKIIASGAGAAGIAIIKLLYAFGVHHMVMCDSKGAIYEGRPNGMNPIKEEVARYTNIEREKGSLEDVIKGADVFIGVSVAGALTKEMVQSMNEDPIIFAMANPTPEIMPHEAKEAGAKIVGTGRSDFPNQVNNVLAFPGIFRGALDVFATHINDEMKMAAVEALAGLVTEEEVNEDYVIPGPFDPRVAPEVAKAVAKTAMETGVARRKVDPEEVAEKTRCLTQIGKE, from the coding sequence ATGCATAAATTAAATCAAGGAAAATTAGAAACAGTATCAAAAGTACCGGTTAAAAATGGGAAAGATTTAAGCTTAGCCTATTCTCCTGGTGTTGCTGAACCGTGCAAAGAAATTTATGAAGATAAACGATATGTCTATGATTATACGATGAAGGGGAATTTAGTAGCGGTAGTCTCCGATGGTACAGCTGTATTAGGTTTAGGAAATATAGGACCAGAAGCAGCCCTCCCAGTAATGGAAGGGAAAGCAGTATTATTTAAAAGCTTTGCCGGAGTTGACGCTTTTCCACTCTGCCTAAAAAGTAATAGTGTAGAAGAAATCATTCAAACGGTTAAATCGTTAGAGCCTGCGTTTGGCGGCATTAACCTAGAAGATATTGCAGCGCCTAATTGTTTTGAAATTGAAGAACGATTAAAACGAGAAATGAGTATTCCTGTTTTTCATGATGATCAACACGGAACAGCAATTGTGACAGTGGCAGCCTTATTAAATGCACTTAAATTAACAGGAAAAAAATTGTCCGAAATAAAAATAATCGCAAGTGGAGCTGGGGCAGCTGGCATTGCGATTATTAAACTTCTGTATGCTTTTGGTGTCCATCATATGGTTATGTGTGATTCGAAAGGTGCTATTTACGAAGGACGCCCAAATGGGATGAATCCTATTAAAGAGGAAGTGGCGCGATATACGAATATTGAACGGGAAAAAGGATCTTTAGAAGATGTTATTAAAGGAGCGGACGTATTTATCGGGGTGTCTGTTGCGGGAGCATTAACAAAAGAAATGGTGCAATCGATGAATGAAGATCCGATTATTTTTGCAATGGCAAATCCAACACCTGAAATTATGCCACATGAAGCGAAAGAAGCTGGGGCAAAGATTGTGGGAACGGGACGTTCTGATTTCCCAAATCAAGTGAACAACGTATTAGCTTTCCCGGGTATTTTCCGCGGGGCATTAGATGTATTTGCAACGCATATTAACGATGAAATGAAAATGGCAGCGGTAGAAGCATTGGCAGGTCTTGTAACAGAAGAAGAAGTAAACGAAGACTATGTTATTCCTGGGCCATTTGACCCTCGCGTTGCACCGGAAGTTGCGAAAGCAGTAGCAAAAACAGCGATGGAAACAGGAGTGGCACGACGAAAAGTAGACCCAGAAGAAGTAGCAGAAAAAACACGTTGTTTAACACAAATAGGAAAAGAATAA
- the dnaE gene encoding DNA polymerase III subunit alpha, translated as MNVVHLRVHSEYSLLQSTCRIEQLVERAKQLGYDTLALTDKNVMYGALSFYKKCQKEGIKPIIGLDTTVQETDGTIHALVLLAYNMDGYQQLMEISSVIQQGEDGYIKSDVLFQHTDGLLAIATGRNGLVQAFHDRTDQLKKVLKMYQQAFLNNLYLGLENHRLKEEAVLWLTTKELAKEHNIPLVAMHEVFYLNKEDAYFHDCLLCLKEDKKVFTENRTRLSSTEFYLKSKEEWMDMFQHETEALQRTVEIAKRCQLDISFHENHLPSYPLPTGVTSQQFLHQLCHKGLEKRYQQITPSMEERLTYELQVIHQMGFDDYFLIVWDFMRFANKQNILTGPGRGSAAGSLVSYVLGITKVDPIKYGLLFERFLNPARITMPDIDIDFNDKRRQEVIEYVKEKYGEEYVAQIITFGTLGARQVIRDVGRIFNVDVKVIDRGAKYIPARPKMTLSEAVEQSLEFSRWIEQSEETKRVFQVAKALEGLPKNISIHAAGVIISDIQMTKITPIQKTSDGTTVTQFSMEYLEELGLLKMDFLGLRTLSFIEEILTLIQTFEKKEIKLDQIPFDDTKTFQLLASGETSGIFQLESQGMREVLQKLKPTHFEDIVAVNALYRPGPMDQIDQFIANKKNPLHISYLHSDLKPILEMTYGIIVYQEQIMQLASTMAGFRLGEADLLRRAVSKKKRELLERERKHFVQGCLQNGYDQKVAEDVYALIVRFANYGFNRSHAVAYSTLSYRLAYLKVHYPLYFYTALLTNVLSQPEKTKRYMMEARQIGIEILPPSINKSSFYYIPEYGKIRMSFLPIKNTGGQIVSAILKERKKKTFTDFFDFCLRLSPYHISNKIIESLVIAGCFDEFQRNRASLLATIQSAMDYVQLIPENEGDSLFPFDDVLKPRYVEMEPWDVEDELEKEQEVFGFYVTSHPIQLEKERVEGFPLTTLSTLRPTKQLVDAVVYIERIHTIKTKKNDWMAFLTISDETNEIEAVIFPDQYFECLPLLKEKNKVYIRFQSTYKNKCVIKQMMLLQVVVDQHENNQTLFLKIEPNQEHPSLLGALKNIIAHFPGYMPVRLYYVSKKQIIQLSSDLNIFPFEHALWQLKKYLGEENVKIQ; from the coding sequence ATGAATGTTGTTCATCTTCGAGTTCATAGCGAATACAGTTTGTTACAATCTACTTGTAGAATAGAACAACTGGTGGAACGGGCGAAGCAATTAGGATACGACACGTTAGCACTAACAGATAAAAACGTTATGTATGGTGCTCTTTCCTTTTATAAAAAGTGTCAAAAAGAAGGGATAAAACCGATTATCGGATTAGATACAACCGTACAAGAAACAGATGGGACTATCCATGCACTAGTGTTATTAGCATATAATATGGACGGATATCAACAATTAATGGAAATATCTAGTGTGATTCAGCAAGGTGAGGACGGTTATATAAAAAGTGACGTGCTTTTTCAACATACAGATGGCCTACTTGCAATTGCAACTGGAAGAAATGGTTTAGTTCAAGCATTTCATGACCGAACCGATCAATTGAAAAAAGTGTTAAAGATGTACCAACAAGCATTTCTAAATAATCTATATTTAGGGTTAGAAAATCATCGACTTAAAGAGGAAGCAGTGCTTTGGTTAACAACAAAAGAATTAGCAAAAGAACATAATATTCCTCTTGTAGCGATGCATGAAGTGTTTTATTTAAACAAAGAAGATGCATACTTTCATGATTGTTTACTTTGTTTAAAAGAAGATAAAAAAGTGTTTACAGAAAATCGAACGCGTTTATCTTCTACAGAATTTTATTTGAAATCAAAAGAAGAATGGATGGATATGTTTCAGCATGAAACGGAAGCGTTGCAACGGACGGTAGAAATTGCAAAACGCTGTCAATTAGACATCTCTTTTCATGAAAATCATCTTCCTTCTTATCCATTGCCAACAGGGGTGACAAGTCAGCAGTTTTTACACCAACTTTGTCATAAAGGGTTGGAAAAAAGATACCAACAAATTACACCATCAATGGAAGAACGATTAACGTATGAATTACAAGTCATTCATCAAATGGGGTTTGATGATTATTTTTTAATCGTTTGGGATTTTATGCGCTTTGCTAATAAACAAAACATTTTAACAGGCCCTGGTCGTGGTTCAGCGGCAGGCTCTCTTGTTAGTTATGTACTTGGGATTACAAAAGTAGATCCGATAAAATATGGTTTATTATTTGAACGATTTTTAAATCCAGCACGAATTACCATGCCGGATATTGATATCGATTTTAACGATAAAAGACGACAAGAAGTCATTGAGTACGTAAAAGAAAAGTACGGAGAGGAATATGTCGCGCAAATTATTACATTCGGTACGTTAGGTGCAAGACAAGTCATTCGTGATGTCGGGAGAATTTTTAATGTCGATGTAAAAGTAATTGACCGTGGTGCTAAATATATCCCAGCACGACCAAAAATGACGTTATCAGAAGCAGTTGAACAATCTCTGGAATTTTCCAGGTGGATAGAACAATCAGAAGAAACAAAACGAGTGTTTCAAGTAGCAAAAGCATTAGAAGGACTACCAAAAAATATATCAATCCATGCAGCAGGGGTTATCATTAGTGATATTCAGATGACAAAAATTACGCCTATTCAAAAAACGAGTGATGGAACGACCGTTACACAGTTTTCTATGGAATATTTAGAAGAACTTGGATTATTAAAAATGGATTTTCTCGGATTGCGTACTTTGTCTTTTATAGAAGAAATCTTAACCCTTATTCAAACGTTTGAAAAAAAAGAAATCAAACTGGATCAAATTCCATTTGACGATACGAAAACGTTTCAACTATTAGCAAGCGGAGAAACATCGGGAATTTTTCAATTAGAATCACAAGGTATGAGAGAAGTACTGCAAAAGTTAAAACCAACTCATTTTGAAGATATTGTTGCGGTGAACGCGTTATATCGTCCAGGACCGATGGATCAAATTGATCAATTTATTGCAAATAAAAAAAATCCACTGCACATTTCTTATCTTCATTCTGATTTGAAACCTATTTTAGAGATGACGTATGGGATTATTGTGTACCAAGAACAAATTATGCAATTAGCATCTACGATGGCTGGATTTCGTTTAGGGGAAGCCGACTTATTAAGGCGGGCAGTAAGTAAAAAGAAACGTGAGTTATTAGAGCGAGAACGGAAACATTTTGTACAAGGATGCTTACAGAATGGATATGACCAAAAAGTAGCGGAAGATGTTTATGCTTTAATTGTACGATTTGCTAATTACGGTTTTAATAGAAGCCACGCTGTTGCATATAGTACATTAAGTTATCGATTAGCTTATTTAAAAGTACATTATCCGCTATATTTTTATACGGCGTTACTAACGAATGTGTTATCTCAACCAGAAAAAACGAAACGATATATGATGGAAGCAAGACAAATTGGCATAGAGATTTTACCACCTTCAATCAATAAAAGTAGTTTTTATTATATTCCAGAATATGGAAAAATCAGAATGAGCTTTCTTCCAATTAAAAATACAGGTGGGCAGATTGTATCGGCTATTTTAAAGGAACGAAAGAAAAAAACATTTACAGACTTTTTTGATTTTTGTTTACGACTTTCTCCCTACCATATTTCGAATAAAATAATAGAATCACTCGTCATCGCGGGTTGTTTTGATGAATTTCAACGGAATCGAGCGTCTTTATTAGCCACCATCCAAAGTGCGATGGATTACGTACAACTTATTCCAGAAAATGAAGGAGACTCCTTGTTTCCATTTGATGATGTATTAAAGCCCCGCTATGTAGAAATGGAACCATGGGACGTGGAAGATGAGTTAGAAAAAGAACAGGAAGTGTTTGGTTTTTATGTAACTAGTCATCCGATACAACTAGAAAAAGAGAGAGTGGAAGGTTTTCCACTCACTACTTTATCCACACTCCGTCCTACCAAGCAGCTAGTAGATGCGGTCGTTTATATTGAACGTATTCATACAATTAAAACGAAAAAAAATGATTGGATGGCTTTTCTTACGATTAGTGATGAAACGAATGAAATAGAAGCGGTAATCTTCCCAGATCAATACTTTGAATGTTTACCGTTATTAAAAGAAAAAAATAAAGTATATATTCGTTTTCAGTCTACATATAAAAATAAATGTGTCATTAAACAGATGATGCTTTTACAAGTTGTGGTAGATCAACACGAAAACAACCAAACATTATTTTTGAAAATCGAGCCGAATCAGGAACATCCATCCCTATTAGGAGCACTAAAAAATATTATTGCTCATTTTCCAGGGTACATGCCTGTTCGACTATATTACGTTTCTAAAAAACAAATCATTCAACTATCATCAGATTTGAATATATTCCCTTTTGAACACGCTTTATGGCAATTAAAGAAGTACCTTGGGGAAGAAAATGTGAAAATTCAATAA
- a CDS encoding YtrH family sporulation protein — protein MIIDFFISFGVIIGGSIIGGIGFYLVHERPLTEINELAGRLKIWAIIAAIGGTFETFYTIEKGLFYGTMDELIRHSLYIFSAMLGAHCATILIQWLTGRDLTL, from the coding sequence ATGATTATCGATTTTTTCATTTCCTTTGGTGTCATTATCGGTGGTTCGATCATCGGCGGTATCGGTTTTTACCTTGTCCATGAACGACCATTAACAGAGATTAACGAATTAGCAGGTCGTTTAAAAATTTGGGCCATCATTGCTGCCATTGGCGGTACATTTGAAACTTTTTATACGATTGAAAAAGGTCTGTTTTATGGAACGATGGACGAACTCATTCGCCATTCTTTATATATTTTTTCCGCGATGCTAGGCGCTCACTGTGCGACCATTCTTATTCAATGGTTAACAGGTCGTGATTTGACACTATGA
- the ytrI gene encoding sporulation membrane protein YtrI, whose translation MSPIFHHKEAKRWFSIFFIGMLFGWFFFLLTYGLIYERQVERIKQQDEQLNALKKDLAIWRDEIEQKNAAYEKHLYLQHIEIKVEKADNLDSLTIHSIKEKMKEQLRPLLKKEISQIASNKEFIFQSIEKSVIELDDETYEVQVVHLYLFTTLELHVIIKKIV comes from the coding sequence ATGTCGCCAATCTTTCATCACAAAGAGGCAAAACGATGGTTTAGTATTTTTTTTATAGGGATGCTTTTCGGTTGGTTCTTTTTTCTGTTAACATACGGATTAATTTATGAACGCCAAGTAGAGCGAATTAAACAACAAGACGAGCAGCTAAATGCGTTAAAAAAAGACTTAGCTATTTGGCGTGATGAAATAGAACAAAAAAATGCTGCTTATGAGAAACATTTATATTTACAACATATTGAAATTAAAGTAGAAAAAGCAGACAACCTTGATAGTTTAACTATCCACAGCATTAAAGAAAAAATGAAAGAACAACTACGCCCCTTATTAAAAAAAGAAATCAGTCAAATCGCTTCGAACAAAGAATTTATTTTTCAATCCATTGAAAAAAGTGTCATTGAACTTGATGATGAAACGTATGAAGTGCAGGTTGTGCATCTTTATTTATTCACGACACTCGAACTTCACGTTATCATTAAAAAAATTGTTTGA